acgtggcctatcaacacaatttaaaaactggtataaagtccacactttttccgtcagttgttccgtctgtcctgctcacatctccaatggttggacacgttgtcaataatgtggcttcactgcacatcagccacgccgctttgccagctaaaacaccggtgtcggcacataaggacgctgtcatagcctgtcagcgacgttgattggctgcgtatatacgaatgtgaatcgcattattggctggactataggataaggtggcatcgttctaatcccatacaggagcagccagtcacttactgactaacactgcaaaacagaattgttaaagttttaattttaatgtcaattcaggttagattttttttgtgcgcaacgcagattttctgtgcgcagagaccgtgccagcagtgcgcaattgctcacgtgcgcagcttagagggaacattggtttccacaccactgaagtcgttttacctctcttttcaaccaacggcattctttcttcagcagccattatcctcttctctccaaataacttctgcttagctttccgagcttccctcgggtcctcttgtGACGcttgttcgaaacgcagagaggtgcgctcgatttgccacacggagcagcgcgagagtaaagcacgagggaggtgctaataatcagctcagtcatttttaatgatcgttgaaaacccagatcgtaatcgagattaaaattcgattaattgagcagccctagttGTAATGAAAAAAATTGTAATGCATTTTCAGTTACTGTACTtggagctgataggaaggcagaCCTGCTCTTAAAACCTCAGGGATGGTTCTATGGAAAAATCTTAGAaggtcagcagtttctgaaatactcgaACCAGcttgtctggcaccaacaaccatgccacttTAAATCAGCCTTTCCCCCATTctgggttttcatttgattttaagcCAATCATCTTCATCATGACTACATGCCTAAAATCAGTACTGACCCACacagcagacaggtctggcccggatctggtatcaagccggcactgctggctatcttctggcatggtaagtggtatgtcatccagatgtgggccaggcctggcgtagatggcactgtttatatAATGGCAAGCCACATCTggcccgattgtggtttggtttatgtggcccaggctcatacaAAACAGGTCTTCCccggatccggcatcaagctggcacttctgactgactggtgtcatggcagggtgtatgtcaatcAGATATGGGCCTGGTCTGGAAATGATgacactatttatgttcctattttcctattttagttaggagacccaaatgccatgttgcaatactatactgctatggtagccaatgtctcaaatgcaggtttgacaggtttgtgagtgtacactttatccaaaacctagtgagggtttactcatgtttaccactgggtgGCAGGtagaggtagagcaggtcacctactgattggatggttagtggttcgatccctggctcctccacgctgcatgtcaagagtgtgaatgtgtttgaatgtagttaggaagcactcagtttagaaaatgtgtgattgggtgaatgtggcatgtgaGCACTAtgagtaatctgggagagtagaaaagcactgtataagaatcagtccattcactacCTGAACATgagtttcgtcatgttacttttgcataattatgttccggcacatgttgttattacatggcttgattaaggtacacattaggttGACATTAGgctctggggccagagctgaaactgtccTGGgccacattgtgtgggccagatctgggccataccaattttgctatgtggggaCTTGCTGCCAGGTGACTGGCATTAGAAATTTGTGTTATTAAGCAGTTAAACAGATTTTCCTAAAACAGGTGTGGTAAGTGTATATATCTTTGTACACAGGCTGCACTGTCATGATTTATACAGATACACATCAGGAAAAAATGTTGATGGCTTATTTTTAACAGCTGAACAGCTATTGCATGCTAACAAAGTACTGCTGAGACTTGTGCAAATGAGTTGTATAGCTTTTGATCATAAATTGATAATAAATTGACAAAAAATTGACAGTTTCACTTAATGACCGGGAGGCGGGGCAGGGGGGTGGTTCCATTATCTGTTCCATTATTAATGGAACAGACAGGAATATTGGCTGTAGCTTTCCAGTCATCTCTCCAAAGATTTTATGTAGAAAGACACAATAAAAAGGGCAGCCTTATAGCTCCACCTCTGGTAAGGAATATTTTTTACATTCAATATGAATATAACTTGATGACGTAGAATAAGTTAAAAGATTGTAGCTGATATAACTATGCCTCCCATTTAATggcacacacaaataaacaaagttATTTTTAGATCATATGTCTTCATGAAACTTCAGAGGGTCTGCTTCTGCACCATTTTGCTGTTTTATCACCAAAGTGAATCATGAATTAATTATAATCATAATATGACTGAAGCTCAGTGGACGCATAGTAATGCAATTCTGGTTCTGGAGCTTTTAATTTATTCAGTCCTTAGACACTGGAACTGTTCAGTGTGCAGCATATTGAAACCTGTGCATTTTTCTTGTATGATGATTTCCAACTACACACTTAAACTTACTCCAGTTTACTCAATTTTTATAATGTCTATTTCAACCTGTGTTAGGTTGGCATTGTGCTCCACTATGCTTCTTTGTCTACCATGCTGTGGCTGACCTTCACTGCTAGAAACATCTGTAAAGACGTTTCCAAAGACCCACTTCAGGTACAGGAGAGGAATAGGGCTTCCCAGACTCGTACCAAACCAGCCATCCTCAGGTAAGCTGTAGACAGGTGCCTGCAGGTACAAGCAAGGCAGAGCAATGTTCATCAATCATCAGTATGATGTGAATGAATCATGACTTCACTGGATTCTATTAACAAGCAAACATGCATCCAAAGACTTTGATATTGAGTCCTTGCATTGCAAAATGAGGATTATAGAAGTGACACTCATGTCTTTGGATTGCCTTCTCACTGCCTTCTCACTTTTACAAAGTGCCCCCAAAGGGCAAAGGCTATACTAAAACTTTTATGTCTTATGGTGTTTTTCTTACAACATGCTGCCTGTTATGGCATCGCTGTGACATCACAGGGTGTCGTATTGCAAAAAGTTCTCTTTCACATGATACATTACTCAAAAATTTTCTTGAAATTTTTCTTGAAATTTTGACCTGATTTTCACAAAAATTAAATAACCTCTAGTTGTTATTGGTATCTAGCTTCACACAGTATTTGGGCAAGGGCTATACCAGCAGCACAGAATATTTGAAAATGATATTTTCTGCACCTCAAACATTGAGGGTTTTGTCCAGCAGTTGGGTGCTCGTGTCACATATGGGGGCGTCTGTTTGCCTGCACCATGGAGAGGGGATTGGAGAGGGGTTGTGCCATGGCGACCAGCCTCTGTCGCAGGCCCTGCCCATTTTTCTTTCCCTGCCTCTCAGCTTGGACATTGTCATACTACACATTtaatgtaataactgaaatagaaattAAATAAGCAgttaaaagaaacacatgaaatagAGGAGCCTATACAGAATCGACAGAACTCATCTTGGAATAGCAAAATGTGTTTGGCAAAGAAGTGCATTCAGATCATAATTCTGATTGAAAATGGGGATGTCACATCTGCTGTGGCAGATGGCGTGGAGTGGAGAGAATGTGGGCCCAAATGCAGACAACGGAGATGGAggtggatattaacaaaaagtgtctttattttggcctgaacaaaaatgtgaaaaccAAAGGTAAAACCGTGtccataaacaacaaaaaaaagggaaatctAACACAGAAACACTAGGTACATAGAGAGAAATGCAAAAACCTGCGTGAAACCTGGGACCTGAGAAACCTGGGACTTTGGAAAAATGAGGGAAGACAAGCAGGCTGACCAACAACAggcagaggaagacagaggaaATACAAATGACTAAACCATGAACAACACAAAATCAAAGAATGCCCATAAATCAGAAAAGACATAAACACATCCcccagacccaggaccatgataGGAGATGCTAGACCGCTAACatacagacaaacagaaagacagagaaagagacagacaaacaaacaaaatgaaccAATTAAATACTCCCTCCATTCACAGGAACAGTAATGCTTCTATGTTGTGACAGTGTGAAGAGCCTTAAAGGCATAGTCCAATGACTGACGAGAATTTCAAACTGAACAAATTGTTTGTGAACAATCCTGGCAGCTTGTTGTGTCACCCTCATTACTGCTAGGTTTTAATATATCTCACACAATTCACACAGTAATATTTATGCTTAAAAAGTGTCTCTTTTTATTAGCTAGAAACGGAATTAAAATTGATGTAAGAGCAACAAGGAAGAATGATATCAATCTATTGAATTTGATTTATGTAAGAATCTGGAGTCAGGATGTGTTTGACCTAGTTTAGCACAGAGATGGAAAACAAGAAGAAGCAGTTAACCTGACTCAGTCCGACCTAGTTTGTACATCCCACTTATTACCCTAAAGCGATGCTGAAGCTACGGGGACAGCTCTATAATGGTACATAGTCACATTATTGCTATGTTAAACTAAATGGATTGCTTGGCTGTCCTTATCATTGTAATGCTGTCATGCAAATGATTAGCAGATCGAGTCATTACCATTTTCACTAAGTTCAGTATCCTGTggaaagcacaaaaacacccagAATGTGGTGCTAGTCATTCTGAACTAACACATTAATCCATCCATCTGGGTACAGATGCCCAGGCCTCCTCTTCTCAGCCACATTCTTCAACTCTTCCAGAGGACCACTGAGGTGTTCCCaaacatattttattctattcgtGCCACATGTTTATCCCAACAATCAAACCAGCTGAGAGACACAATCTCTCCGGTTTGTCCTTGGTCTGCCTCAGAGTTTCCTCTCATTTCCAAGGAAAACCTTGCCACCTTGACTACGATTCATCCCAAACTACCCTTTGCTGTGTAGGAGTATTAGCTCTGCCTTGAGCCCCTATCGCATTACTGATCTCCTCTCACTATCACTGAGGGTGACCCACACTTTGCAGGACCTCCATTTTTGCCACTTGTGATTACCCCTGCCCTATACTCTCAATCTGTTCCTCAGCATGTGTTTCAGGTCCTTGGTGGGTGGGGCCTCACTTGCCATTGGCAAATGAGAAAACCTGGGACCCATATTTCATTCTGTCTCTTATTCTCCTACCTATGCAGTGTGACTGGTCATGTGTCAGATTAGTTTCTCTTTTATctttggatttattttttttacatttattttgtgtgtgtgtgtccgcgGAAGcgcggcaatcactttctgcccgacgatcactttttggcacaacacctggagctaagggggcaaaacaatcgcatgagtgctgctgtttgactgaggaagaataaagtagtcgtggtaagacAATCATAcgaccacttcaagatgacaaagcaacaaggtgaaatataccagtttttaaattgtgttgataggccacgtaaaaccagagtcatgataaacaatatatattccTGAATAGTTTTGTcatgtttactgtctaaggacagcgctagcaagcactctttgcttatgaccaaaacaaaatacaaaaaaaccctgccctttcgtgttggtggaaaaatgtaccatgtcgaccaatcaaaaatgttATGGCAGCAGGACATTTgcttgtttaggaagagggggaagtttgttattaaaaaaaagggtaaaaggtaaatggctgcaaataactttgctgtttgcaaaacttgtgcatatgattttaaaattgacaatttatatttgcacttAAAGTTATGAACTATGAtgtattaaacatgtttgtggttgtcaCAATAAAAAACAGAACTTTTTCTACgtggattttatgtttttgtctgattttagatcaattgtgttaatacagtatgtcaaaatgaaaacataactgtaaattcagacacgtgaggttgtgctgaaaaggatgataccaaacaaggcaaagtaaatagtttttaaaggtgaactgtagcggtaaaatcaaaagtggttaaaatggccaattataccctggaccccagagggttaaacatttttttttttaagtaacgcaatagttacttttcaagtaattaattacttttagaatcttgtaactcagttactaactcagttacttttttgaagaagtaactagtaactagaattaattactttttcaaagtaacttgcccaacactgctcagTACCCACATCACCTTAGATAAGGGTACAAATATCAATTgtcattaaacacacacacacacatatataaattaTAAACTTATATaatctctctctcgctcttgcGCCGTCTAAATAGACATACAAATAtacatattcaattcaattcaattttattcagacaacaccaaatcacaacaacagtcacctcaatgtcctttatattgtaaggtagaccctacaataatacatacagaaaaaaacccaaccatcatatgaccccctatgagcaagcactttggcaacagtgggaaggaaaaactcccttttaacaggaagaaacctctggcagaaccaggctcagggaggggcggggccatctgctgcgaccggttggggagagagaaggaagacaggatgaaagacatgctgtggacgaGAGCCAGAGAATAATTGATAACATTGATAACATTGATAACAATGTGACTTAATGcacagaggtctattaacacatagtgacttagaaatgttcagtttctatgccatatgttaaaacaagatccaATTCTTGATGGTGAAATTACCATTCCAGTAataacatttcttttctttccagaTTTTATCTTGTAAGTGATGGAATCCCTATCATAATAGTTGGAGTTACAGCAGCATTTGGTATGGATAACTATGGCAGCAGAGATGATGCTCTGTAGTAAGTATTTCAGAATAACCAGATTATCATTTGTTGTTAAGTAtagagctttaaaaaaatatatatctttcTATTTCTCTTTTTAGTTGCTGGATGGCATGGGAACCAAGTCTGGGTGGTTTCTATGCTCCCATGAGTCTTCTGGTCTTAGTCATGTGTGTGTACTTCTTGTGGACTTATGTCCAGCTGAAGCGCCACCCAGAAAGGAAGTATGAGCTGCGGGTTTTaagtgaagagcagcaacagCTGTCATCAAATGAGTCGAACCATCACTGCCACACTGACACTGGGCCTGCTGGGGACTGCCAGCCCTTTGCTGCGGGCGTGTCAGTTCTGGCCAATGAGCACTCTTTTAAATCCCAACTCCGGGCCACAGTCTTCACCCTCTTCCTGTTCCTGGCTACCTGGGCTTTGGGAGCATTGGCTGTTTCATTGGGACATTTCCTGGACATGATATTCAGTTGTCTCTATGGTGCTTTTTGCGTCACTCTGGGACTCTTCCTTCTCATCCAGCACTGTGCTAAGCGTGATGACGTGTGGCACCGTTGGTGGGCTTGTTGCCCATCCAGATTAAAGACAGAGGATGGGCCTGGGGAAGGACAGAGCCAGAGGCAGGAACTCCATCAGCCACACTGCCATTTGAATTCCCCACTCGCAGTGAAGCAGCAGATGCTTTCGCCTTACCCTATTCAGAGTTCTCATCACAGAACAACACCACCTCCCCAAAGCCCAACATTAAATCACACAGGTCCATGCTGTGTGGCTGTAATGACTCCTGTTAGCCCTTCCCCCATCTCACCTCGTGCTGACCAAATGCCTTCACCACGTCCACAGTCACTTCCCGATGAGGTCCCTCATCCAACTCTTCCCCTGCAGAGTTGCATTGCTGATAGAACAAAGACATGCTCTTTCAACCGTCCACGCCAATGCTTCCAGGATTACCGGTCTCACATCACTTCCACCAGTATGGATGGGAGTGTGCACAGCACTCACCTGGACAGTCCTCATAATGTGCACCACATTGAAGCCTCACCACTGGTTTCTAATAGTCCACACCCAGATCTCCAGCTTCCGTATGTCAGCCCTCATTTAAATAGCCAACTTGTAGTTTCCTCTCACAGCTTGGAACGCCAGACCTCCTGCCACAGCGTGCAAGACTCGGTTGCTTCCTGTCACAGTCATGCCTATAACATGCATGACAGTATCTCTTCCTGCCACAGCCTCCTTATGCCTTCTCATGGGGTCGACACCAGCCAGTGGCATATGTACTGCTCAGTCGATGACTCTTCCAGCACAAACTGTTGTGAGAGAGCTGATCCCTTCACCTTGCAGTATGAACAAGATCCTGACAATTTGAGCTGGATGTCAAAGACGGCAGACAAAGAAAAGGTCTGTCTAGAGCTGGAACAGAAAGGTTTCCCAAGGAATACCCTACCTCGGCAGCATGGCACTGTGAACCGACGAGGACCCATTGGTCGAAACAGGAGTCTGCAGGAAGATAGTCTGTTTGGTTCAGATGCCACAGGAAACATACGGACAGGCCCCTGGAAGAATGAAACCACCGTATAGTCTTGAAATCTTTGGAGAAGTCAAACTTTCCAGCAAATTACTTTGTGTTTGGGTCCCTTTGCCTTCCAGGCCCTAAGACCACAGGTTGAGTTTTC
The Oreochromis aureus strain Israel breed Guangdong linkage group 8, ZZ_aureus, whole genome shotgun sequence DNA segment above includes these coding regions:
- the adgra1a gene encoding adhesion G protein-coupled receptor A1, with amino-acid sequence MPSGPASSALEILRHQPSAKPQMVDLKRVLSFPPYPGDYLHPVVYACTAVMLLCLLVSIMTYIVHHSVIRISRNGWHTLLNFLFHTGLTFGIFAGGINQINLPFVCQIVGIVLHYASLSTMLWLTFTARNICKDVSKDPLQVQERNRASQTRTKPAILRFYLVSDGIPIIIVGVTAAFGMDNYGSRDDALYCWMAWEPSLGGFYAPMSLLVLVMCVYFLWTYVQLKRHPERKYELRVLSEEQQQLSSNESNHHCHTDTGPAGDCQPFAAGVSVLANEHSFKSQLRATVFTLFLFLATWALGALAVSLGHFLDMIFSCLYGAFCVTLGLFLLIQHCAKRDDVWHRWWACCPSRLKTEDGPGEGQSQRQELHQPHCHLNSPLAVKQQMLSPYPIQSSHHRTTPPPQSPTLNHTGPCCVAVMTPVSPSPISPRADQMPSPRPQSLPDEVPHPTLPLQSCIADRTKTCSFNRPRQCFQDYRSHITSTSMDGSVHSTHLDSPHNVHHIEASPLVSNSPHPDLQLPYVSPHLNSQLVVSSHSLERQTSCHSVQDSVASCHSHAYNMHDSISSCHSLLMPSHGVDTSQWHMYCSVDDSSSTNCCERADPFTLQYEQDPDNLSWMSKTADKEKVCLELEQKGFPRNTLPRQHGTVNRRGPIGRNRSLQEDSLFGSDATGNIRTGPWKNETTV